The DNA window GACGAAGGCGGCCTTCGCGTCGATCAACCAGGCGGCGAAGCGCGGCTTCATGCTGATCGCGGCCGCGCTCATCCTGGCCCTCTCCCTGTCGGCCCTGCTGAGCCGCGCCTTCATCACCCGGCCATTCGAACTCGTGACCGACGGCATCCGGGCCTGGCGGCAGGGCGACTACCAGTCTCGCATCGATCTGCCGGGCAAGTCGGGAGAGTTCGGCATCCTGGCGCGGGCGTTCAACGACCTGATGGACGACGTGGCCGAACGGCAGCACGCCCTGCAGGCCAGCGAGGAGCGCGCGCGCCTGGCCCTTGAGGCGGGCCATATGGGCACCTGGTGGTACGATCCCAACAAGGGCGTCGGCGGCTGGTCGACCCAGGCGACCGCCATGCTCGGCTATCCGCATGCCAACGAGACCATGGACCACCAGTACTGGCTGGACATCCTCCATCCCGAGGATCTGGACCGGGTCGTCCAGAGATGGCGCGAGGCCGTTCAGCGCCAGGGCGACTACCAGGACGAGTATCGCATCCGCCGCCCGGACGGCTCCATCCGCTGGATCAACTCCAAGGGCCGGGTGTTCTTCGACATTCAGAAGAAGCCGTTCTACTTCGTCGGAATCTTCCAGGACATCACCGAGCAGAAGCACGCGGAGGAGCAGCAGCGGTTCTTCCTCGACGAGTTGAACCACCGGGTGAAGAATACGCTGACCACCGTGCAGTCGATCGCGTCGCAGACCTTGCGCACGACGGAGACGCCCGCACAGTTCAAGGAAGCCTTCGAGGGAAGGCTTCTGGCCCTGTCGAAGACGCACAACTTGCTGACGCGCAAGTCCTGGCGCGAGGCGGAGCTGCGCGACGTGGCCGAGCAGGAGCTCGCCCCCTACCGCAAGCAGGGCGACGAACGGGTCGTCCTGAACGGCCCGAACGTCCGCCTGCCGGCGCGCTACGCCATCAATCTGGGCCTCGTGCTGCACGAGCTGGTGACGAATGCCGCCAAATACGGGGCGCTCTCGACCAATGCGGGTCGTCTCGACATGAGCTGGTCGATCGTCGAGAACGACGACCGCCCGGACCAGCTGCGCATTCACTGGACGGAGAGCGGCGGGCCGCCGGTCGCGCCGCCGAAGCGCCAGGGCTTCGGCTCGCGCCTGATCCGCCGCAGCATCGAGGGC is part of the Microvirga terrae genome and encodes:
- a CDS encoding sensor histidine kinase; this translates as MTLTRRLLLLAVISVLPAIVIWTYTEVSLRRAREAEVNDLAIRQAQLVGAELERIFDGIHSLLLAIDEIPSIRAFDTPTCSPYLKAIQEKVPYVLSFVAMDISGHIRCRPTGTVDTQHYFADRPYFHHALSEKGMVVGEYTPVFEEGALPAQPVLPLALPIWNDRGDVVGVLAAALDLGWLRQKLKERTVPEGGSLTVADRRGIVIVQDPQPERMLGKLLPQEYLLQAKAKEAGTAETTSLDGIRRIVGYLPLTTPPHDVSINVGLSTKAAFASINQAAKRGFMLIAAALILALSLSALLSRAFITRPFELVTDGIRAWRQGDYQSRIDLPGKSGEFGILARAFNDLMDDVAERQHALQASEERARLALEAGHMGTWWYDPNKGVGGWSTQATAMLGYPHANETMDHQYWLDILHPEDLDRVVQRWREAVQRQGDYQDEYRIRRPDGSIRWINSKGRVFFDIQKKPFYFVGIFQDITEQKHAEEQQRFFLDELNHRVKNTLTTVQSIASQTLRTTETPAQFKEAFEGRLLALSKTHNLLTRKSWREAELRDVAEQELAPYRKQGDERVVLNGPNVRLPARYAINLGLVLHELVTNAAKYGALSTNAGRLDMSWSIVENDDRPDQLRIHWTESGGPPVAPPKRQGFGSRLIRRSIEGELGGYMVLNFAEGGVAYDISVPLAHSSKSSDAKVDSTLVINPVLPS